From one Spartinivicinus poritis genomic stretch:
- a CDS encoding NAD(P)H-dependent oxidoreductase, which translates to MQKVLIINGAEERAIAPGRFNESMLAVAQALLLPKAEVKITRVKDHYQVAEEQNKILWADTIIFQFPVYWFSVPSSLKKYFDEVYAHGLFFGNAKRYGEGGFLTDKRYLLSTTWNAPAEAFSYINGLFEHTTPDDLLASVHFTQQYVGMKKLPSFAAFNIVAQPSVEYWQECWQSHLKMHLLNNYED; encoded by the coding sequence ATGCAGAAAGTACTCATCATTAATGGTGCCGAAGAGCGCGCTATTGCCCCAGGAAGATTTAACGAAAGTATGTTGGCAGTGGCGCAAGCGCTGTTATTACCTAAAGCAGAAGTAAAAATCACTCGGGTAAAGGATCATTATCAGGTAGCTGAAGAGCAAAATAAAATTTTATGGGCTGATACGATTATTTTTCAATTTCCTGTTTATTGGTTTAGTGTGCCATCAAGCTTGAAAAAATACTTTGATGAAGTTTACGCTCATGGCCTGTTTTTTGGCAACGCTAAACGGTATGGGGAAGGGGGATTTTTAACAGATAAACGTTATTTGTTGTCTACAACCTGGAACGCACCTGCTGAGGCTTTTTCATATATTAATGGGTTATTTGAGCATACTACACCTGACGATTTATTAGCATCAGTACACTTTACTCAACAATATGTAGGAATGAAGAAGCTACCAAGTTTTGCTGCATTTAATATTGTTGCTCAACCAAGCGTTGAGTATTGGCAAGAATGTTGGCAATCCCACCTTAAAATGCATCTGTTAAACAATTATGAGGATTGA
- a CDS encoding TetR/AcrR family transcriptional regulator: protein MAQSETVERILDAAEALFAEKGFAETSLRTITSKAGVNLAAVNYHFGSKKALIQAVFARFLEPFCKKLTVRLNEFEASLAEQKPTPEQLLNLLFQQILSVEARGKNDLSVFMRLLGLAFSQSQGHLRKYLEQVYGDVFRRFVSLVVQASPDLPPVEIFWRVNFMVGSVAFTMSGLDALRDIAESEYKEHTSVPAVMKRLVPFLAHGMKAELPAASLEV from the coding sequence ATGGCGCAATCAGAAACTGTTGAACGAATACTAGATGCTGCAGAAGCGTTATTTGCAGAAAAGGGCTTTGCTGAAACGTCACTGCGGACGATTACCAGTAAAGCAGGTGTTAACTTAGCAGCAGTTAATTACCATTTTGGCTCTAAAAAAGCATTGATTCAGGCAGTATTTGCCCGGTTTCTAGAGCCATTTTGCAAAAAACTCACGGTTAGGCTCAACGAATTTGAAGCATCATTAGCAGAACAGAAACCGACACCTGAACAGCTACTTAATTTGCTATTTCAGCAAATACTATCTGTTGAAGCACGAGGAAAAAATGATCTTTCTGTGTTTATGCGGTTGCTGGGATTAGCGTTTAGCCAGTCTCAAGGGCATTTGCGAAAATATCTTGAACAAGTATATGGTGATGTATTCCGACGCTTTGTGAGTTTAGTGGTGCAGGCGTCACCTGATTTACCGCCGGTGGAAATTTTCTGGCGAGTGAACTTTATGGTGGGATCTGTCGCATTTACTATGTCTGGTTTAGATGCGTTGAGAGACATTGCTGAAAGTGAGTATAAAGAACATACTTCAGTTCCTGCAGTCATGAAGCGACTCGTGCCATTTTTAGCCCATGGCATGAAAGCTGAGCTGCCAGCAGCCAGCCTAGAAGTTTAG
- a CDS encoding delta-class carbonic anhydrase, whose amino-acid sequence MVSVKHRLLLTLLVSVMSSFPAVVISDASGSACEGFGPQAPRDIDQLAGENKRLFSLAPRYESMNLCNIHFHNNAEHKAKDFSIYAGEGDHGHGGGYQCNTSKSLSSAELAPPKNEVCKGLKPGDTIEVHWVYTSCDIKPGKDLTSCLSDSCSNPNLRVESQVFTVVNDSSSLNFNDLVYDGNMEDGYHQAKALPNNTGKPVEFLGSTTGPKFTEQKCSPFQVTWSVRPFCTKVDINNLGEWCKDNVFKEDHAHGVRKLVTNPKLLSDMK is encoded by the coding sequence ATGGTCTCAGTTAAACATCGACTTCTGTTAACGTTATTGGTTAGTGTGATGAGTAGCTTCCCTGCTGTCGTAATCAGTGACGCGAGTGGCTCAGCCTGCGAAGGGTTTGGCCCTCAAGCGCCAAGAGATATCGATCAACTTGCGGGTGAAAACAAAAGACTATTTAGCTTGGCTCCCCGCTATGAAAGTATGAACCTATGCAACATTCATTTTCACAATAATGCTGAGCATAAAGCAAAGGACTTTTCCATATATGCAGGGGAAGGCGATCATGGTCATGGTGGCGGTTATCAGTGTAATACAAGCAAGTCACTTTCCTCAGCAGAGTTAGCCCCACCTAAAAATGAAGTATGCAAGGGGTTAAAACCTGGTGATACTATTGAAGTCCACTGGGTGTACACTTCCTGCGATATAAAACCAGGTAAAGACTTAACTTCTTGTCTATCTGATAGCTGTTCCAACCCGAACCTTCGCGTTGAATCTCAGGTATTTACTGTCGTCAATGATTCTTCTTCCCTCAATTTTAATGATTTGGTTTATGACGGTAATATGGAAGATGGCTATCACCAAGCCAAAGCCTTACCTAACAATACGGGTAAACCGGTAGAATTTTTAGGCTCTACCACCGGTCCCAAGTTTACCGAACAAAAGTGTTCACCTTTTCAAGTAACCTGGAGTGTACGGCCATTTTGCACAAAAGTTGATATCAATAATTTGGGCGAATGGTGTAAGGATAACGTTTTCAAAGAAGACCATGCCCATGGTGTTAGAAAACTGGTCACCAACCCAAAACTGTTGTCCGATATGAAGTAA
- a CDS encoding S8 family serine peptidase has protein sequence MKLTISKSVLSVMVLQMSLHHSAEATGNNGSFPYWITDDWFSSYTTGDDQCAATFKGQANGLGTANCDQQYPFICKHKYNSNDLKITQRAEKWDMGHQACNDEFGDNYQFAIYADREEFETVIGLQANQWSWVNYFKTADDRRHRNPLDHRGETWTSRPFIYSHWASNEPNRDNGYCVVMGQGNYEGYWYADNCDNQHQVICRSNDRTQWRITKQAVSWMDGDNACKAQFGSDFDFAIPSTNEEDIKVKHLAYKYTQNGQVWLGLYASRRHKRCIGPVSFWVCAGAAVFFGTVVHGYHAYTAETTFDAKAFKPKQPDHDQQHALPWYFSAIGLDQIADKIKIRSTVSVSVVDSGIKFVKGLAGTEAFSKSYTTDGKTEPVKGTDEAKYIHGTAMAGVIASQDTIVQGNRVVGVAPGVKIVNRRWTPNGTNSTALLTAVEDAVSLQADERVQETIINISGGNTGTGNANEWNGLLQRLGAAGNALIVASVGNDALDIRTASPDKQIWPAAYKPKAKVHKDNDPVIRVAALAQYKSGETPQIYRGRSTGSRYGSGRVDIGAPGQNIAVLTPDGEVKPSNGTSEAAAIVSGVAALLKSCNPGATMKAIKQAILVNADKVASLEDKITEGRVLNVARAYNNFCPKKDEF, from the coding sequence ATGAAATTAACAATATCAAAATCTGTATTATCTGTAATGGTGTTGCAGATGTCGCTACACCATTCTGCTGAAGCTACTGGAAATAATGGATCATTTCCTTATTGGATCACAGATGATTGGTTTTCCAGTTATACAACAGGTGATGATCAGTGTGCTGCTACTTTTAAAGGGCAAGCCAACGGATTAGGGACAGCCAATTGTGATCAACAATATCCCTTTATCTGTAAGCATAAATACAACAGTAATGACTTAAAAATAACCCAGCGTGCTGAAAAATGGGACATGGGTCATCAAGCCTGTAATGATGAGTTTGGTGATAATTATCAGTTTGCCATTTATGCGGATCGCGAGGAGTTTGAAACTGTTATTGGCCTTCAAGCCAATCAGTGGAGCTGGGTTAATTATTTTAAAACTGCAGATGACCGACGCCATCGAAACCCACTAGATCACCGAGGAGAAACCTGGACATCTCGCCCATTTATTTATAGCCATTGGGCATCCAACGAACCGAATCGAGATAATGGTTATTGTGTGGTAATGGGGCAGGGTAATTACGAAGGCTATTGGTATGCGGATAATTGTGATAATCAACATCAAGTGATTTGTCGCTCTAATGACCGAACTCAATGGCGTATTACCAAGCAGGCTGTTAGTTGGATGGATGGTGATAATGCCTGTAAAGCTCAGTTTGGCAGTGACTTTGATTTTGCAATTCCAAGTACGAATGAAGAAGATATAAAAGTAAAGCACTTAGCTTATAAATATACGCAAAATGGCCAGGTTTGGTTAGGACTATATGCTTCTAGGCGACACAAGCGTTGTATTGGTCCTGTGAGTTTTTGGGTCTGTGCGGGTGCGGCAGTATTCTTTGGTACGGTTGTTCATGGCTATCATGCTTATACTGCTGAAACAACCTTTGATGCTAAAGCATTTAAGCCAAAGCAGCCAGACCATGATCAGCAGCATGCTTTACCTTGGTATTTTAGTGCTATTGGGCTTGATCAGATTGCAGATAAAATAAAAATTCGCTCAACAGTATCAGTGTCTGTAGTTGATTCTGGCATTAAGTTTGTGAAAGGACTTGCTGGCACTGAAGCCTTTTCAAAAAGCTATACAACCGATGGTAAAACAGAACCAGTAAAAGGCACAGACGAAGCAAAATATATTCATGGCACTGCCATGGCGGGGGTAATTGCTTCTCAAGATACTATTGTGCAAGGTAACCGAGTGGTGGGGGTGGCACCAGGGGTTAAAATTGTTAATCGGCGTTGGACCCCGAATGGAACCAACAGCACTGCGCTATTAACAGCGGTTGAAGATGCCGTTAGCTTACAGGCAGATGAGAGGGTACAAGAAACCATTATTAATATTTCTGGTGGTAATACGGGAACAGGGAATGCTAATGAATGGAATGGTTTATTACAACGGTTAGGGGCAGCCGGTAATGCATTAATAGTCGCGTCTGTGGGTAATGATGCATTAGATATACGAACAGCTTCGCCTGATAAACAAATTTGGCCGGCAGCTTATAAACCAAAAGCTAAAGTGCATAAAGATAATGACCCAGTGATTCGAGTAGCAGCGTTGGCTCAATATAAATCAGGTGAAACACCACAGATTTATCGCGGCCGCTCAACAGGTAGTCGTTACGGCTCTGGTCGTGTAGATATTGGTGCGCCGGGTCAAAATATTGCTGTATTGACTCCTGATGGTGAAGTTAAGCCCTCTAATGGAACTTCTGAAGCGGCTGCGATTGTGTCGGGAGTTGCTGCGTTATTAAAATCCTGTAACCCAGGGGCAACCATGAAAGCAATTAAACAAGCAATCCTGGTTAATGCCGATAAAGTAGCCAGCTTAGAGGATAAAATTACTGAAGGGCGGGTCCTTAATGTGGCGCGAGCTTACAATAACTTTTGTCCCAAAAAAGATGAATTCTAA
- a CDS encoding S-methyl-5'-thioinosine phosphorylase, whose protein sequence is MPDIAIIGGTGLTQLAGLTLIEQQSVATPYGEPSAPIKIGQLAGQQLAFLARHGDPHQLAPHQVNYRANLFALKTLGVKVIYAVNAVGAINAAMPPAHAVIPDQIIDYSYGREHTFFADERAVEHIDFTYPYSDSLRQALLVAADKAGIQCTDGGVYGCTQGPRLETKAEIDKLERDGVDIVGMTGMPEAALAREVGIEYASLALVVNMAAGRSQGIITMDDIKQALEEGMGKVLTILTHAIAT, encoded by the coding sequence ATGCCTGATATAGCGATTATTGGAGGAACAGGGCTAACCCAATTAGCAGGGCTAACGCTTATTGAGCAACAATCTGTTGCAACTCCTTATGGGGAACCATCTGCTCCAATTAAAATAGGTCAGCTTGCTGGCCAGCAATTAGCTTTTTTAGCCCGGCATGGTGACCCCCACCAACTAGCGCCTCATCAGGTCAATTATCGAGCAAACCTGTTCGCCTTAAAAACACTGGGAGTAAAGGTTATTTATGCGGTTAATGCTGTAGGTGCAATCAATGCTGCTATGCCGCCTGCCCATGCAGTTATACCAGATCAAATTATTGATTATAGCTATGGGCGAGAGCACACTTTTTTTGCTGATGAGAGAGCCGTCGAACATATCGACTTTACTTATCCTTATTCAGACTCCTTGCGCCAAGCATTGCTAGTTGCAGCTGATAAAGCCGGTATTCAATGTACAGATGGTGGTGTCTATGGTTGTACCCAGGGGCCTCGGCTGGAAACCAAAGCAGAAATTGATAAGCTAGAGCGGGATGGTGTTGATATCGTTGGTATGACGGGAATGCCTGAAGCAGCCCTGGCTAGAGAAGTAGGGATTGAATATGCCTCACTAGCGTTAGTGGTGAATATGGCAGCAGGGCGTTCGCAAGGGATTATTACAATGGATGATATTAAGCAAGCCCTGGAAGAAGGTATGGGAAAGGTGTTAACAATTTTAACCCATGCAATAGCAACGTAA
- the lexA gene encoding transcriptional repressor LexA, whose protein sequence is MAKLTARQAEIFQFIKDHIEETGFPPTRAEIARQLGFRSVNAAEEHLKALARKGAIEIIAGTSRGIRIPSETQQGIPVVGQVAAGFPILAEQNIDNYCQIPASFFKPRADYFLTVKGMSMKDCGILDGDLLAVHKTTDVHNGQIVVARIDDEVTVKRFERKGEVVLLHPENSSFNTIEVNLHSENFTIEGISVGVIRH, encoded by the coding sequence ATGGCTAAATTAACTGCTCGCCAGGCTGAAATTTTTCAATTTATTAAAGACCATATTGAAGAAACCGGCTTTCCTCCCACCCGAGCCGAAATTGCTCGACAGCTAGGATTTCGTTCTGTCAATGCTGCCGAAGAACACCTCAAAGCCCTTGCCCGTAAAGGTGCTATCGAAATTATTGCTGGCACCTCCCGCGGTATTCGGATCCCCTCTGAAACCCAACAAGGTATTCCTGTAGTCGGGCAAGTGGCTGCGGGCTTCCCCATTTTAGCCGAACAAAATATAGACAACTACTGCCAGATACCGGCTAGTTTTTTTAAACCTCGTGCTGATTACTTTTTAACAGTTAAAGGAATGAGCATGAAGGATTGTGGCATTCTCGATGGCGATTTATTAGCCGTTCACAAAACAACTGATGTACATAATGGTCAAATCGTCGTTGCTCGAATTGATGATGAAGTAACCGTTAAGCGATTTGAACGAAAAGGAGAAGTCGTTTTATTGCATCCAGAAAATAGCAGCTTCAATACTATCGAAGTGAACTTACATAGCGAAAATTTCACAATCGAAGGAATTAGTGTTGGCGTCATTAGACACTAA
- a CDS encoding DUF5062 family protein: MKKLKNEAGLVKEALRVGAIYAEKRGVGQVDESDPQKVKVTFIYRLLVHDNLIQPLAKGQDNEPNMRHKLALWISRQLPKNHPLLKDE, encoded by the coding sequence ATGAAAAAACTCAAAAATGAAGCAGGCCTGGTCAAGGAAGCCCTCAGGGTTGGGGCTATCTATGCAGAAAAAAGAGGGGTTGGCCAAGTAGACGAGTCTGATCCACAAAAAGTGAAAGTCACTTTTATTTATCGCTTATTAGTACACGACAATTTGATCCAGCCCTTGGCAAAAGGCCAGGATAACGAACCCAATATGCGCCATAAACTGGCATTGTGGATTTCCCGGCAGTTACCTAAAAATCACCCGCTGCTAAAAGATGAATAA
- a CDS encoding L,D-transpeptidase, with protein MYKPVIYVSIAEQTLSVCDGNQLITRYSVSTAAKGVGQCQGSFQTPLGRHIIRAKVGGSCPLNAVFVGRRFTGEIYNEALAKQFPNRDWILTRILWLSGQEPGVNRLGAVDSMRRYIYIHGTPDSEPMGIPASHGCIRMRNDEVVELFSSVPVYTQVIIENE; from the coding sequence ATGTATAAGCCCGTTATTTATGTCTCTATTGCTGAGCAAACTCTCAGTGTGTGCGATGGCAATCAGTTAATTACTCGGTACTCCGTTTCTACTGCTGCTAAAGGGGTTGGTCAGTGCCAAGGAAGTTTTCAAACACCCTTGGGGCGACATATCATTCGAGCCAAAGTAGGGGGTAGTTGCCCTCTAAATGCTGTTTTTGTAGGACGACGCTTTACTGGTGAAATATATAATGAGGCACTGGCCAAGCAATTTCCTAATCGTGATTGGATTTTGACGCGTATTTTATGGTTAAGTGGCCAGGAGCCTGGTGTTAACCGGTTAGGAGCAGTCGACTCCATGCGACGTTATATTTATATTCACGGCACCCCTGATAGTGAGCCAATGGGAATTCCTGCCTCACACGGGTGTATTCGAATGCGAAATGATGAGGTTGTGGAGCTGTTCAGTAGCGTGCCCGTCTATACCCAGGTAATCATTGAAAACGAGTAA
- a CDS encoding mechanosensitive ion channel family protein encodes MEKLLDFLNFTKSQETWVYQVFIVVFLTLFANFIARRLLARLHQQLTKTRTIWDETIVDSAQKPLAALIWVIGFSWAAEIVHKVSDAVIFQAIDPVRETLIIGLIVWFLIRLIKASETQLIEPREGKKQADPTTVLATGKLLRAAVIITGVLVVLQSLGYSISGVLAFGGIGGIAVGFAAKDLLANFFGGLMIYLDKPFKVGDWVRSPDKEIEGTVEYIGWRLTHIRTFDKRPLYIPNATFASISVENPSRMLNRRIYETIGLRYDDADKIKPIIAAVKVYLTQHPEIETNQTLIVNFNSFGASSLDFFIYCFTKTTNWIRFHEIKEEVLLDIMEIITKHEAEIAFPTRTLHVEPVNVRNVNA; translated from the coding sequence ATGGAAAAATTGCTGGACTTTTTAAACTTTACTAAAAGCCAGGAGACTTGGGTTTATCAGGTTTTTATCGTTGTTTTTTTAACCTTATTCGCTAATTTTATTGCCCGTCGTTTACTTGCCCGTTTACATCAGCAACTGACTAAAACCCGAACGATTTGGGATGAAACCATTGTTGACTCTGCCCAAAAGCCTTTAGCTGCCCTTATTTGGGTGATTGGTTTTAGCTGGGCAGCCGAAATTGTTCATAAAGTGTCGGATGCCGTTATTTTTCAAGCGATTGATCCAGTTCGTGAAACACTGATTATAGGCCTGATTGTTTGGTTTTTAATTCGTTTAATAAAAGCAAGTGAAACTCAATTAATTGAGCCCCGAGAAGGGAAAAAACAGGCAGACCCAACTACCGTGCTTGCCACTGGTAAGCTACTGCGGGCAGCCGTTATTATTACTGGTGTATTAGTGGTATTGCAGTCATTAGGTTATAGCATTTCTGGTGTTTTAGCCTTTGGTGGGATTGGTGGTATTGCGGTAGGTTTTGCAGCCAAAGATTTATTGGCCAATTTCTTTGGTGGGCTGATGATTTATTTAGACAAGCCTTTTAAAGTGGGGGATTGGGTTCGTTCACCTGATAAAGAAATAGAAGGGACTGTGGAATATATTGGTTGGCGCTTAACCCATATTCGAACCTTTGATAAACGACCGTTGTATATTCCTAATGCAACTTTTGCCAGTATTTCGGTAGAAAACCCTTCCCGTATGCTCAATCGGCGTATTTATGAGACCATTGGCTTACGTTATGACGATGCAGATAAAATCAAGCCTATTATTGCTGCGGTAAAAGTTTACTTAACTCAACACCCAGAAATTGAGACTAACCAAACCCTTATTGTGAACTTCAATAGTTTTGGGGCCTCTTCTTTAGATTTCTTTATTTACTGTTTTACCAAAACCACAAACTGGATACGGTTTCATGAGATTAAGGAAGAAGTACTATTAGATATTATGGAGATTATTACCAAACATGAGGCTGAAATAGCATTTCCAACCCGTACGCTGCATGTAGAACCGGTTAATGTAAGGAATGTCAATGCCTGA
- a CDS encoding SulA-like leucine-rich domain-containing protein: MEFNGSDNDSKPNHSTPNQPHHFPLSTDHNGFTHITEIILSSARIPLTSFIPPMLAQLSHHEKQRWLTVVCSKQYRNMTLKWLQDAYINNKQVLFLTASNESSIKDLTLQALTLGKSHTVVSWLPELDEPTLAALDIAAQEGNCHVINIRQR, from the coding sequence ATGGAGTTCAATGGCAGTGACAATGATTCAAAACCCAACCATAGCACGCCAAATCAACCCCATCACTTCCCTTTATCGACAGACCACAATGGCTTTACGCATATTACAGAAATTATTTTATCTTCTGCCCGTATTCCACTGACATCATTTATTCCACCTATGTTGGCACAGTTGAGCCATCATGAAAAACAACGCTGGTTAACCGTCGTCTGTTCCAAACAATATCGCAACATGACCTTAAAGTGGCTTCAAGATGCCTATATTAATAATAAACAGGTCTTATTTCTTACTGCCAGCAATGAAAGCTCTATCAAAGACTTAACCTTGCAGGCACTCACTTTAGGCAAAAGTCATACTGTTGTCAGTTGGCTACCAGAATTAGATGAGCCAACCTTAGCGGCTTTAGATATTGCCGCACAAGAAGGTAACTGTCATGTAATTAATATCAGACAACGTTAG
- the nagZ gene encoding beta-N-acetylhexosaminidase, with product MKTSNRHLLVNPMSGNVIVDLAGTTITDDERRLLAQPAVAGVILFARNVIDRPQVIQLVQSISAVRSDLLITVDQEGGRVQRLVTGYTQLPASCRLGELYQNEPEQACQLAEDLGWLMASEVIASGIDLSFAPVLDLGLPISQVIGSRAFAEQPETVATLARRYCLGMKQAGMATVGKHFPGHGSVAADTHHSIACDDRPFAAIKQADMLPFNNLIKQQLLDGIMPAHVLYPQVAAEPAGFSHHWLKTVLRESLGFTGVIFSDDLTMHAASQAGDYPSRAVQALNAGCQLLLVCNNPEGAQAVVSALNTHSGVAVNIEQLKGQRKLSWAELLEHPRRLTIHSQLENL from the coding sequence TTGAAAACGAGTAATCGCCATCTATTGGTTAATCCTATGTCAGGTAATGTCATTGTAGATTTAGCAGGAACAACAATAACAGACGACGAACGTCGGCTATTAGCGCAGCCTGCTGTTGCGGGAGTGATTTTATTTGCCCGTAATGTTATTGATCGCCCGCAAGTGATACAGCTGGTGCAGTCTATTAGCGCAGTTCGGTCAGATTTATTAATTACTGTTGACCAGGAAGGTGGAAGGGTACAGCGCTTGGTTACAGGCTATACTCAGTTACCCGCTTCCTGTCGGTTGGGTGAGCTGTATCAAAATGAACCTGAGCAAGCCTGCCAGTTAGCAGAAGACTTAGGATGGTTAATGGCCAGTGAGGTGATTGCATCGGGGATCGATTTAAGTTTTGCGCCGGTTTTAGATTTAGGCTTGCCTATCAGTCAAGTGATAGGCTCTCGTGCCTTTGCTGAGCAGCCTGAAACGGTTGCGACGTTAGCTCGTCGTTATTGTTTAGGTATGAAGCAGGCGGGTATGGCAACGGTGGGTAAACATTTTCCAGGGCATGGCAGTGTGGCTGCTGACACTCATCACTCGATTGCCTGTGATGATCGCCCTTTTGCTGCGATTAAACAAGCAGATATGTTGCCTTTTAACAACTTAATTAAGCAACAGTTGTTAGATGGGATAATGCCAGCACATGTCTTATACCCACAAGTAGCGGCAGAGCCCGCTGGTTTTTCTCATCATTGGCTAAAAACAGTGTTAAGAGAGTCTCTGGGTTTTACAGGCGTTATTTTTAGCGATGATTTAACTATGCATGCTGCCAGTCAAGCAGGTGACTACCCTTCACGTGCGGTACAAGCACTTAATGCAGGATGTCAGTTATTACTGGTTTGTAACAATCCCGAAGGAGCACAGGCTGTTGTCTCTGCATTAAATACCCATTCTGGAGTAGCAGTTAATATTGAGCAGTTGAAGGGACAAAGGAAACTCAGCTGGGCTGAGTTATTAGAGCATCCCCGCCGATTAACAATACACTCTCAGCTAGAAAATCTATAG
- a CDS encoding LysR family transcriptional regulator yields the protein MIRSLDSLRAFLAVAHHASFAKAASQLNLSSSSVSRHIAELEKDMGVALLTRSTRKVAMTAAGLSLFEQASPLLASLDDLGDNLKEKSQQVSGNVSLSAPWWLSTNFVAPVLSNLHQRHPELTISLDSNDQLLDPNEGKHDIYLRFGRLADSGLIAKEIAKNEYWLVAAPDYLEKHQPPNHPQDLFSHQLLAYRFTQPHSSWFLKDEKKLHRISLQHAWLHTNNPAAIYTCALSGGGIALLPQLGVAQAISEGKLIRLLSRFAITPNRLDNSIYLIYSKDKVHIKRIKLVIDFLTSWLRHQLTTISNNHYV from the coding sequence ATGATCCGCTCTCTAGACTCCTTACGGGCATTTCTAGCAGTTGCCCATCATGCCAGCTTTGCTAAAGCCGCCTCCCAATTAAACCTGTCTAGCTCCTCTGTTTCTCGCCATATTGCCGAGCTAGAAAAAGACATGGGAGTAGCCTTGTTAACCCGCAGCACTCGTAAAGTAGCAATGACCGCAGCGGGTCTCAGCTTATTTGAGCAAGCATCACCGTTACTGGCCTCACTTGATGATTTAGGAGATAACCTGAAAGAAAAAAGCCAGCAAGTCAGTGGCAATGTCAGCCTTTCTGCACCCTGGTGGTTGAGTACAAACTTTGTAGCCCCTGTTTTGTCAAACTTACACCAACGTCACCCAGAGTTAACGATTAGCTTGGATAGTAATGACCAATTATTGGACCCCAATGAAGGGAAACATGATATCTATTTGCGGTTTGGGCGTTTAGCAGACTCTGGCCTTATTGCCAAGGAAATTGCCAAGAATGAATACTGGCTGGTAGCAGCACCAGATTATTTGGAAAAACACCAGCCACCCAACCACCCCCAAGACTTATTCAGCCATCAATTATTAGCTTATCGATTTACTCAGCCTCACTCTAGCTGGTTCTTGAAAGACGAAAAAAAACTGCATCGTATTAGTCTCCAACATGCCTGGCTACACACCAATAATCCTGCAGCAATTTATACTTGTGCGTTAAGTGGTGGCGGTATTGCCTTATTACCCCAGCTAGGGGTTGCTCAAGCAATATCAGAAGGGAAATTGATTCGTTTATTAAGTCGCTTTGCTATCACACCCAACCGCTTAGACAATAGTATTTATTTAATTTACTCCAAAGATAAAGTCCATATAAAACGCATCAAATTGGTTATCGATTTTTTAACCTCATGGCTAAGGCATCAACTAACCACTATATCTAATAACCACTATGTCTAA
- a CDS encoding DUF2956 domain-containing protein — protein sequence MAKYSAKNKTSQATQDEAMKIARGTQKPGQTKEQTRLIAQGIQKGIDQYKKQQKAKARELDKKLKKTTAKLHESANLAVEVKEVVVYKQHWLPWALLVLSWIGFGAYILVIREGI from the coding sequence ATGGCTAAATATTCAGCAAAAAATAAGACATCCCAAGCCACTCAAGACGAGGCTATGAAAATTGCGCGCGGCACTCAAAAACCAGGCCAAACTAAAGAGCAAACCAGGCTAATCGCCCAGGGTATTCAGAAAGGAATTGACCAGTATAAAAAACAGCAAAAAGCCAAAGCGAGAGAGTTGGATAAAAAGCTGAAAAAAACCACAGCCAAACTGCATGAGAGTGCCAACCTAGCCGTTGAAGTCAAAGAAGTTGTTGTGTATAAACAACATTGGTTACCATGGGCATTATTAGTGCTTTCCTGGATAGGGTTCGGTGCTTACATACTGGTCATACGTGAAGGGATTTAA